One Brassica napus cultivar Da-Ae chromosome C2, Da-Ae, whole genome shotgun sequence DNA window includes the following coding sequences:
- the LOC106381037 gene encoding putative glutamine amidotransferase GAT1_2.1 — MENSSLKDLSRILPRVLVVSRRTLRKNKFVDFVGEYHLDLIVEYGAVPVIVPRVAGVDKLLESFKPIHGILLCEGEDIDPSFYESEISSLSPEELEEIRKTHASDAAIDKEKDSIEFALAKLCLEQNIPYLGICRGSQVLNVACGGSLYQDLEKEVTTKLPEEHRRKHIEYDDYDGYRHEVKIVENSPLHKWFKDSLDEENMEILVNSYHHQGVKRLAQRFVPMAFAPDGLIEGFYDPDMYNPKEGKFLMGLQFHPERMRKNGLEEFDFPGCPGAYQEFAKAVIAYQKKVNSSLSVPKKLELNPEMENKRKILVRSFSLARSMYTRSYSMKNQSTESELDVGAEFLESNTALSMDQEMKLREMGATMRNGGSFTQKLRLDEDKQRKAMNIMKKMNVERLSELIAFYTLMGKISSEVLERKLNGSLDDHSLTSQ; from the exons ATGGAGAACTCTAGCCTGAAGGATCTTTCACGAATACTCCCTCGCGTCCTTGTCGTCTCTAGACGCACCCTTCGCAAGAACAAATTTGTTGATTTCGTTG GTGAATACCATCTTGATCTTATAGTCGAGTATGGTGCTGTCCCGGTGATTGTACCACGAGTAGCTGGCGTTGACAAGTTACTAGAAAGCTTCAAACCCATCCATGGAATTCTCCTCTGTGAGGGAGAAGACATCGACCCTTCTTTTTACGAGTCAGAAATATCGTCTCTTTCACCTGAAGAACTCGAAGAGATCCGGAAAACACATGCGAGTGATGCAGCTATAGACAAGGAAAAAGACTCTATTGAGTTTGCTCTTGCAAAGCTATGCCTTGAACAGAACATTCCTTACTTGGGAATTTGCAGGGGATCACAA GTTTTAAATGTTGCTTGTGGTGGGAGTCTATATCAGGATTTGGAGAAAGAGGTCACAACTAAGCTCCCCGAGGAACATAGAAGAAAGCACATTGAGTATGATGACTATGATGGTTATAGACATGAGGTGAAGATAGTAGAGAACAGTCCTTTGCATAAATGGTTCAAAGATTCCTTGGATGAAGAAAATATGGAGATCTTGGTCAACAGTTATCATCACCAGGGGGTTAAGAGATTGGCTCAGAGATTCGTGCCAATGGCCTTTGCTCCCGATGGATTGATCGAAGGGTTTTATGATCCTGATATGTACAATCCCAAAGAGGGCAAGTTTCTCATGGGTTTACAGTTCCATCCAGAGAGGATGAGAAAGAATGGTCTCGAAGAATTCGATTTCCCCGGTTGTCCTGGTGCTTATCAG GAATTTGCGAAGGCAGTTATTGCATATCAAAAGAAAGTGAATAGCTCATTGTCTGTTCCTAAAAAATTGGAACTCAATCCAGAAATGGAAAACAAAAGGAAGATACTTGTCAGGAGCTTCTCGCTTGCAAGGTCTATGTACACCAGATCTTATTCGATGAAGAACCAATCTACTGAATCAGAACTCGACGTTGGAGCTGAGTTTCTTGAG TCAAATACGGCTTTAAGTATGGATCAAGAGATGAAGCTGAGAGAGATGGGAGCGACCATGAGGAACGGAGGATCATTCACGCAAAAGCTAAGGCTTGATGAGGATAAGCAGAGGAAGGCAATGAACataatgaagaagatgaacgtGGAGCGACTCTCTGAGCTCATTGCTTTCTATACCTTGATGGGGAAGATCTCTAGTGAGGTATTGGAGAGAAAGCTTAATGGCTCACTCGATGACCACAGTCTCACTTCTCAATGA